Proteins encoded within one genomic window of Oncorhynchus mykiss isolate Arlee unplaced genomic scaffold, USDA_OmykA_1.1 un_scaffold_85, whole genome shotgun sequence:
- the LOC110516542 gene encoding uncharacterized protein LOC110516542 → MGGVFRGHQGPEMFRGYSFTITCSTQPQYPGGSFLLTFTSSNRTQIQPAVNHSAAFLFPAADDSHRGNYSCVYDNYVFSHNFSSESELLSLTITASPLPAFIIRHVVVLLILLTAITTSYLYYKPTRRQKRVNRVSSMDLYVNAMEMVSLSSRAEAGPGEERAAQGTE, encoded by the exons ATGGGAGGGGTCTTCAGGGGCCACCAGGGGCCCGAGATGTTCAGGGGCTACAGCTTCACCATCACCTGCTCCACTCAGCCACAGTACCCAGGAGGCTCCTTCCTCCTCACGTTCACCAGCTCCAACAGAACCCAGATCCAGccagctgtcaatcactctgctgccttcctcttccctgctgcagatgactcccaccgagggaactacagctgtgtttatgacaattatgttttctctcataacttctcctctgagagtgagctcctctccctcaccatcacag CCTCTCCTCTGCCAGCCTTCATCATCAGACACGTTGTAGTGCTGCTGATCCTACTGACAGCCATCACCACCtcctacctgtactacaag cccaccaggaggcagaagagagtgaacagggtgagcagcatggatctttatgtcaatgccatggagatggtctctctgagctccagagctgaagctggaccgggagaggagagagcagcccaggGGACGGAGTAG